Proteins encoded within one genomic window of Aquarana catesbeiana isolate 2022-GZ linkage group LG03, ASM4218655v1, whole genome shotgun sequence:
- the LOC141134186 gene encoding olfactory receptor 11L1-like, which translates to MNTSLSMGFILLGFQELYGLQNYLFTFFLLIYVMTICGNLLIITLVVNTKNLQTPMYFFLTLLSLSDLILSTNIVPKMLHVVVNVRTYISFVGCITQFYFFSFSECSECLLLTVMSYDRYLAICNPLNYISIMNNILCKKLIVTCWMLSISISFINALSLGLLEFCGSNIIDHFFCDYSPLIELSCSDTSLVQLEVTLLSFPVLVIPLIIITFSYIHIIKIILRIPSNIGRQKAFSTCSSHLTVVSTYYVTLISMYGFPIKGKSLKISKVLSLLYTVGTPLMNPIIYSLRNKDIKNAFRKNYQMFCRILC; encoded by the coding sequence ATGAACACCTCTTTGTCTATGGGGTTTATTCTTCTGGGATTTCAAGAGCTCTACGGTTTACAGAATTATCTCTTCACTTTTTTCCTTTTGATTTACGTTATGACCATATGTGGAAATCTTTTGATCATCACACTGGTGGTCAACACCAAAAACCTCCAAACTCCCATGTACTTCTTCCTTACCCTACTCTCTTTATCAGACCTTATACTGAGTACAAATATTGTGCCCAAAATGCTTCACGTGGTGGTCAACGTGAGAACTTATATATCTTTTGTTGGCTGCATCACTCAGTTCTACTTCTTCTCCTTTTCAGAATGTTCAGAGTGTCTTCTTCTAACAGTCATGTCCTACGATCGCTACTTGGCCATCTGTAACCCCTTAAACTATATTTCAATCATGAATAACATATTGTGCAAGAAACTTATTGTGACATGTTGGATGTTGAGTATTTCTATATCCTTCATCAATGCCCTCTCTCTAGGGTTACTTGAGTTTTGTGGCAGTAATATTATTGACCATTTCTTCTGTGATTACTCCCCTTTGATAGAATTATCATGTTCGGACACCTCATTAGTTCAGTTGGAGGTTACCCTACTTAGCTTTCCCGTACTTGTTATTCCTCTTATTATTATCACCTTCTCATACATTCATATTATCAAGATCATTCTAAGGATTCCATCCAATATCGGGAGACAGAAAGCCTTCTCTACCTGCAGCTCCCACCTCACTGTTGTGTCTACCTATTATGTAACTTTGATCTCTATGTATGGCTTTCCAATCAAGGGGAAATCGCTCAAAATAAGCAAAGTCTTATCTCTGCTATACACTGTGGGGACACCATTAATGAATCCTATTATATATAGCTTGAGAAACAAAGATATTAAGAATGCCTTTAGAAAGAATTATCAAATGTTTTGTAGAATTTTATGTTAG
- the LOC141134187 gene encoding olfactory receptor 11L1-like, producing the protein MEVKNMSSVTMIHLLGLRTPHSITFLIFFLFLLIYCVTICGNFLIITLVSYSKSLHSPMYFFLSQLSVTDILLVTDILPNMLHAVLMKGTIISFSNCITQFYFFCVSETSECLILTVMCYDRYVAICKPLHYNLAMNFQFCWLMIITCWVLSLLVVLILTLTISQLHFCGPDIVDHFFCDLEPILQLCCSDTANVLLEVTLLNFIFVVIPFFIIIVSYVYIIITIFKIPSITGRQKVFSTCSSHLTVVCIYYGTLVCVYLVPRKGQSWDITKFLSLLYTVVTPLINPIIYSLRNKDLKKAVAKIINHNGGNI; encoded by the coding sequence ATGGAGGTGAAAAATATGTCCAGTGTTACCATGATCCACCTATTAGGACTTCGGACTCCACACAGTATaacatttttgatcttttttcttttccttttaatttattgtgtgacaatatgtggaaactTCCTAATCATCACACTGGTGTCTTACAGCAAATCCCTCCATtctcccatgtacttcttcctctcccagctGTCTGTTACGGATATCCTACTGGTAACTGACATTCTTCCTAACATGCTCCATGCTGTTTTAATGAAGGGGACCATAATATCATTTTCCAATTGCATCACCCAGTTTTATTTCTTTTGTGTTTCAGAAACTTCTGAGTGTCTTATTCTAACAGTGATGTGTTATGACAGATATGTGGCCATCTGTAAACCACTGCATTATAATTTAGCAATGAACTTCCAGTTTTGCTGGTTGATGATTATCACATGTTGGGTGTTAAGTCTTTTAGTAGTACTGATTCTCACTTTAACAATATCACAATTACATTTTTGTGGTCCCGATATTGTTGATCACTTTTTCTGTGATCTTGAGCCAATCCTACAACTCTGCTGCTCTGATACTGCTAATGTTCTGCTTGAAGTGACATTACTGaatttcatttttgttgttatcCCATTCTTTATAATCATTGTGTCATATGTTTATATTATAATCACCATTTTTAAAATCCCATCTATTACCGGCAGACAGAAAGTTTTCTCAACATGCAGCTCCCACCTGACTGTGGTTTGCATTTATTATGGTACTCTAGTTTGCGTTTACTTGGTACCCCGTAAAGGGCAGTCATGGGATATCACTAAATTCTTGTCATTACTGTATACTGTAGTTACCCCACTGATAAATCCAATTATATACAGCCTGAGGAATAAAGACTTAAAAAAAGCTGTAGCTAAAATCATCAACCACAACGGGGGCAACATATAA